In Xanthomonas fragariae, the genomic window TTCGATGCACGCGAACGCCTGCGCGGTTTTCGCGATGCGCTCGCTGCGCATGGCGACCAGGCGCAAGGCATCGAATATCCGGGCGACTTTGATGAAGCCTCTGGTTACCGCGCCGGGCTGGCGATGCTAGCCGATGGCGCGCTGCCCGATGCGGTGTTCGCCGCCAACGACATGACCGCGCTGGGTTGTCTGTACGCGTTTGCTCAGGCCGACGTGTCGGTGCCCGGCGACGTGGCTCTGGCCGGTTTCGACGATATTCCATTGGCCCGTTTCGTCCATCCGGCACTGACCACGATGCGGGTCAGCATTGCGCGCCTGGGCGAGCAGGCGATGACCCGGCTGATGCGGCTGGTGGACCAGCCTGGCTGCGACGACGGAATCCGCCAACTGCTCGCACCCGAGCTGGTGATTCGTGCCTCCTGCGGTGCCGACGAGCCAGGCCCCTGACCCTGATCCTGATCCTTTTCGCGGGCGGTCTGTCCGCTCCCGTTGCCCCCGAAGTGGTCGTTTCTACAAGACCGCAACGCTACAACACAACACACTGTACTGATCCCTGGAGGGACCAATGCGCCACGACCACCCCCATTTCGCCAGTCCGGCGCGCAAGCTGCTCAGCTGCGCCTTGGCCAGTTGTCTTGTCCTTAGCGCCGCACCCGTGTTCGCGCAGAGCACGGCCGCGACCATCCGCGGCCAAGTCACGGTCGACTCGGCACCTGCGGCCCAGGCCCGAGTCACCGCGACCAATCTGGCAACAGGCCTGACCCGCACCGTGCAGGTCAGCAACGGCGGCTATTCGGTCGGTGGCCTGCCGCCGGGCGCGTACCGCATCGATGTCACGGCCGACGGCCAGACCAGCTCGCAAAACGTCACTGTGCAGGTCGGCCAGACGGCAACCTTGAACCTCGGTGTCGGCGGCACCCCGGCCACGGCCGACGGTGGTAAAGCCACCACGTTGGACGCGGTGCAGGTAAAGGCGCCGCCGGTGCTGGTCGAAACGCGCACCTCCGAAAACGCCACCTATATTTCCAACGTACAGATCCAGAACCTGCCGCGTGCCACGCGCAACTTCCTGGAAGTGGCCGACACCGTGCCAAACGTGCAATTCACCCGCGAAGCCAACGGCACCACCAAGGTGCGCTCTGGCGTCACCTCGGCCGAAGGCACCAACGTCTACATCGACGGCGTGAGTCAGAAGAACTATGTGCTGACCGGCGGCGTCAGCGGCCAGGATTCCAGCCGCGGCAACCCGTTCCCGCAGTCGGCGATCGGTGAGTACAAGGTCATCACCTCTAACTACAAGGCCGAGTTCGACCAGGTCAGCGGTGCGGCCATCGTGGCCTCGTCCAAGTCTGGGACCAACGATTTCCACGGCAGCTTCTTCTGGGACACCAGCAACGACGGCTGGCGCGAGGAAAGCCCGCTGGAAAAGACGGCCGGTGTGCGCGACGACTTCAAGGAGACCCAGTACGGCGCCACCTTCAGCGGCCCGATCCTCAAGGACCAGGCGCACTTCTTCATCGCCTACGAGGCCAAGGAATACACCACCCCGAACGTGGTGATTCCCGGCTCGATCTATTCCGACCGCGTCGATCAGCTGCCCGCGCAGTTGCAGCCGCTGGTGGTCACTTCCAGCACGCCGTTCAAGGAAGACCTGTATTTCGGCAAGATCGACTGGACCATCGGCGAGAACAGCCTGTTCGAACTGACCGGCAAGTACCGCAAGGAAGATGAGCTCAACGACGTCGGCGGCACCTCGACCTATGAACACGGCAGCATCAACGGCCAGGAAGAAAAACGCGCCAATCTGCGTTGGCAGTACAGCGGCGCCAACTTCCTCAACGAAGCTAACCTGAGCTACGAAAGCGCGTTCTGGAATCAGGCGCCGCTCAACAATGGCAGCGGTTACGTGCTGAGCTACGCGCCGGTGCCCGGAATCGACGATGAAGTGCTGTCTGCAGGCGCCGGCAGCAGCTTCCAGCGCAAGGGCCAGAAGGGCTCGACCTTACAGGACGACCTGACCTTGAACAGCCTGGACTGGCACGGCGCGCACACCATCAAAATGGGTGTGAAGTTCAAGAGCATCGATCTGGATTCCACCCAGTTCAACCCGGCCAACCCGCAGTACCACTACAATATCCTCACCGACTTTGACACGCCGTTCCGGGTGCGCTTCGGTGCGCCGCTGGTCGAAGGCGGCGGTTCGGTGATGTCCAAGAACAAGCAGTACGGCATCTACCTGCAGGACGATTGGGAGGTCAACGAGCACTGGACCTTGAACCTGGGCGCGCGCTACGACTACGAAGAAACCCCGGCGTTCCTGGACTTTGTGACCCCGTCCGACATTGCCGGTGCGCTGCAGAACTGGACCAACCTGCGCAACGCCAACTACGACATCAACAACTTCATCAGCACCGGCAATAACCGCAAGGCGTTCAAGAATGCCTGGCAGCCACGCCTGGGTGCCTCCTACGACCTGTTCGGGGATCAGGCCCATGTCATCTACGGCGGCGCCGGGCGTGCCTACGACCGCAACATCTTCGATTACCTGGCGCTCGAGCAGCTCAATAGCTCGTTCAATTCCTATAGCTACTATTTCACCAGCGCCAACAACCCCAACTGCCTGGGCGACCCGTGCACCGCATGGAACCCGGCCTACAACACCCAGGAAGGTCTCGATGCGCTGGCGGCGACCAGCAGTGGCGGCGGTGGGCGTGAGATCTATCTGATCGACAACAACATCAAGACTCCGTACTCGGACCAATTCAGCATCGGCATGCGCAACATGGTGCCGCTGTGGGGCCAGGACTGGTTCACCGATGTGACCTTGAGCCGCATCGAAAGCCATGACGGTTTTGCGTTCGTGCGCGGCAACCGTTTGCCGGATGGCTCGTTCTTCGAGCCGGGCACCACCTCCGGCTCGCCGACCGACGGCCCGGACGGCTACAGCGCCATCGTGCTGGGCATCAATGGTGTGGAAACCCGCAACAATCAGCTCGCCCTGCAGGTCGAAAAGCCCTATGACGAAGAGTCCGGTTGGGGGCTGACCGTGGCCTACACGTACTCCGACGCCAAGGAAAACCGTCAGTTCGGCGAGCACTACGCCCTGGATCGCGAACGCATCGAAGACTACGGCTGGCGCGAGGCCGGCGGCATTCCGAAGAACCGCCTGGTGGTCACCGGCATCTACGGGTTGCCGTACGCGATCAAACTGTCCGGCAAGCTGTCGCTGGCCAGCCAGACCGCGCGCTACGGCCAGAATTGTCTGGCCGGCGACAGGCAGTGCGAGATCATCCAGTTCAAGCCGGACGGTACGCTGGGCTACAAGGAATTCAGCATCGCAGCCAGCAAAGAATGGGACACCGGTGGAGGTGTTAAATTCAACGTGCGTGCGGATATCCTCAACGTGTTCAATTGGGTGAACTACGCCGAGTTTAACGGCGAGACCGGGACACTCGGAAACTTGAACACGGCTTACGGCACACCGACCGGTGTGCTGGCGTCGCCGATGCGTACCTTCCGTCTGGCCTTTGGTCTGAACTGGTGAGGTGCTCGACCGCTTTGGCAGCGATGCCAGGGCGGTCGAACTTGGCGTTTGGAGAGTAGGGTAAGTTGGCGTGCAAGATGTAATCGATTACAGAGTTGGGGAGCGGATGGACAGGGGCAATACGTCGCGTTGGTTGACGATTCCGCTATTGCTGGGCGCGCTGGTGCTGGCGTCGTGCAAACAGGCTGAGCAACCCAAGGTGGCCGAAAAGAAGGCGCCGGTAAACGTCATCCTGATGGAGGCGCAACTGCCGCCCAAGCCGGTCAAGCCGCCGCTGCCACCGCTGTTTTCGGACATCGAGCGCCGCACCTTCCAGTTTTTCTGGGATACCGCCAACGAACTCAACGGACTGTCGCCGGATCGGTTTCCGTCGCGCCCGTTCGCCAGCATCGCCTCGGTCGGATTTGCGCTCACCGCGTATCCGATCGGTATCGAAAACGGCTGGGTCAGCCGCAATCAGGGGATCGACCGCACCTTGACCACACTGAGGTTCTTTCGCGACGCGCGGATGGGGCCGCAGCGGACCGGTAGGGCCGGTTACAAGGGCTTCTACTACCACTTTCTGGACATGCAGCAGGGCAACCGGTACGACAGCTGGGTCGAGCTGTCGAGCGTGGACACCGCAATGCTGATGATGGGCGTGTTGTTCACACAGTCGTATTACGACGGCGAGGACCCGCGCGAAAAAGAAATTCGCCAGATCGCCGACATGCTGTACAAGCGCGTGGACTGGCGCTGGCTGCAGCAGCGTGCGCCGTTGATCTCGATGGGCTGGTTTCCCGAGAGCGGTTTCATCGATCACGACTGGATGGGCTACAACGAGGCGATGATGCTGTACATCCTTGCGCTCGGCTCGCCCACCCACGGGGTCGATCCGGACGCGTGGACCAGCTGGAGCCGCACCTACAACAACGACTGGGGCGTGTACCAGGGACAGGAATACCTGTCGTTCGGCCCGCTGTTCGGTCACCAATACAGCCATGTCTGGATCGACTTCCGCGATATCCAGGACCATTACATGCGCGAACACGGCATCGACTACTTCCTCAACAGCCGCCGCGCCACGCTGGCACAGCGCGACTACGCCATCGACAACCCGATGAAGTGGAAGGACTACGGCGAGAACGTCTGGGGCCTCACCGCCGGCGACGGCCCGCAGAACACCAGTCAGGACTACCGCGGCGAACAGCGCCAGTTCCGGCATTATTCCTCGCGCGGCGCCGGCCTGCGCGAGAACTTCGACGATGGCACCATCGTGCCATCTGCGGCAATTTCCTCGATCGTGTTCGCGCCGGAAGTGGTGATCCCTGCCACCGAGGAAATGCACAAGCGCTACGGCGACTTCCTGTATTCGAGCTATGGCTTTCTGGATTCGTTCAACCCCAGCTTCAACTACGATATCCCGCTCAAGACCGGGCGGATGGTGCCCGATCGCGGTTGGGTAGCCAGCGACTACATCGCCATCGATCAGGGCCCGATTCTGGCGATGATTTCCAACTATCAGAACGAATTCGTCTGGAATGTAATGAAGAAAAACGCTTACATCCGCTCCGGTCTGGAACGCGCCGGTTTTACCGGCGGCTGGCTGACGCACGAAGGCGAGCCGCAGCCGTTGCCCAAGAAAGATGAGCAGGCCGCCACTGCGCGCGCGCTGGGCATTGCCGAGTCGCGTGCGGCTGCTGCCCAGGCTCAGCACGACCCCTCGCAAAACTTGAAACCCGAGTAATCCGTGCGCCTTTTAAAACTGTTGATGATGGCCGTCGCCCTGTGTGCAGGCGCGGCGGGATGTGGACGTTCCGACCCCGCCAAGACCACGGTGCGCTTCTGGGCGATGGGCAAGGAAGCCGAAGGAGTCGCCGAGCTGGTGCAGGACTTCGAAAAGCAAAACCCCCGCATCCAGGTCGATGTGCAGAACATCCCGATGACCGCCGCACACGAGAAACTGCTGACCGCCTTCGCCGCCGATGGCCTGCCAGACGTGTGCCAGCTAGGCAATACCTGGCTGCCGGAGTTTGCGTTGCTGGGCACGCTGGAGCCGATGCAGCCGTACGTGGCGCGCTCCAGGGTCATCGACCCACAGGATTATTTCTCCGGCGTGTGGGACACCAATCTGGTCGATGGCACGTTGTACGGAGTGCCGTGGTATGTGGATACGCGGCTACTTTTCTATCGCAAGGATCTGCTGCGCGAGGCCGGCTACAGCCAGATGCCCAAGACTTGGGCCGAGATGGAGCAGGTGATGGCGGCGATCAAGCGCAAGGTCGGGCCGGGCCGTTACGCCATCCTGATGCTGCTCAACGAGTTCGAGCCGCAGTTGTCGTTTGAGCTGCAACAGGATGATCGTTTGCTGCGCAACCACGACAGTTACGGCAACTTCCGCGGCGAAGGCTTCCGCAAGGCGCTGGGCTTCTACGACAACATGTATCAAAAAGACTGGGCGCCGAAGATTTCCGAGAGCCAGTTGTCTAACGTCTGGTACGAATTCTTCAACGGCTATTACGCGTTCTATCTGTCCGGGCCCTGGAACGTGCGCGAATTCAAGCTGCGCCAGCCGCCGGGCATGGAAGGCAAGTGGGGCACGGCACCTTTGCCGGGTCCCGATGGGTTGGGCGCCGGTATTGCCGGCGGTTCCAGCCTGGTGATCTTCAAGTCGTCCCAGCACAAGGACGCCAGCTGGAAGCTGATCGAATATCTGTCGCAGCCGCGGGTGCAGGCGCGCTTCCACGCCATCATCGGAGACCTGCCGCCGCGTCGCAGTACCTGGAAGTTGCCCTCGCTGGCCAACGACGAATTGGCGCATGCATTCGGCGATCAGCTGGAGCGGGTCAAGGCCACGCCCAAGGTGTTGGAGTGGGAGCGCATTGTGCAGGAAATGCGCCTGGTGACCGAGCGGGTGGTGCGTGGAGGTCAATCGCACGAAGCCGCCGTGCAGGAACTGGACAAACGCGTGGACAAGATTCTGGCCAAACGCCGCTGGATTTTTGAGCAGAATCGCGGGCATGTCAGTCCGGCTGGTGAATCGCCCAAGCCTGCCGCCGCGCCGGCCGCGGCAGCGGGCGAGGGAGCTGCACAATGATGAAGCGTAACTCCGTCGCCGGCTGGGTGTTCGTCGCGCCGTCGATTATGATGCTGGGCATGTTCTTCGGCGTGCCGGTGTTGGCCGCGCTGGTGCTCAGCGTCACCGACTTCGACCTGTACGCGCTGGCCGACAGCAGCCATCTTCGCTTCGTCGGCCTGGGCAACTACATCGAATTGTTGCGGACGCCGTTGTTCTGGAAGTCGTTGTGGAATACCACCTACTTCGCGCTGCTTGGCGTGCCGATGTCGATCGGCGTGTCGTTGGGTGCCGCACTGCTGCTCAATGCTAAAGCCTCGCGCTTCAAAGCGTTGTTCCGCACCGCCTTGTTCGCGCCGGTGGTCACCACGTTGGTGGCGGTGGCGGTGATCTGGCGCTACTTGTTCCATATCAAGTACGGCTTGGTGAACTTCGGCCTGAGCCATCTGGGGATTCAGCCGATCGACTGGCTGGGCGACCCGCGTTGGGCGATGCCGTCCATCATACTGTTCGCGGTGT contains:
- a CDS encoding sugar ABC transporter substrate-binding protein, with product MRLLKLLMMAVALCAGAAGCGRSDPAKTTVRFWAMGKEAEGVAELVQDFEKQNPRIQVDVQNIPMTAAHEKLLTAFAADGLPDVCQLGNTWLPEFALLGTLEPMQPYVARSRVIDPQDYFSGVWDTNLVDGTLYGVPWYVDTRLLFYRKDLLREAGYSQMPKTWAEMEQVMAAIKRKVGPGRYAILMLLNEFEPQLSFELQQDDRLLRNHDSYGNFRGEGFRKALGFYDNMYQKDWAPKISESQLSNVWYEFFNGYYAFYLSGPWNVREFKLRQPPGMEGKWGTAPLPGPDGLGAGIAGGSSLVIFKSSQHKDASWKLIEYLSQPRVQARFHAIIGDLPPRRSTWKLPSLANDELAHAFGDQLERVKATPKVLEWERIVQEMRLVTERVVRGGQSHEAAVQELDKRVDKILAKRRWIFEQNRGHVSPAGESPKPAAAPAAAAGEGAAQ
- a CDS encoding TonB-dependent receptor; amino-acid sequence: MRHDHPHFASPARKLLSCALASCLVLSAAPVFAQSTAATIRGQVTVDSAPAAQARVTATNLATGLTRTVQVSNGGYSVGGLPPGAYRIDVTADGQTSSQNVTVQVGQTATLNLGVGGTPATADGGKATTLDAVQVKAPPVLVETRTSENATYISNVQIQNLPRATRNFLEVADTVPNVQFTREANGTTKVRSGVTSAEGTNVYIDGVSQKNYVLTGGVSGQDSSRGNPFPQSAIGEYKVITSNYKAEFDQVSGAAIVASSKSGTNDFHGSFFWDTSNDGWREESPLEKTAGVRDDFKETQYGATFSGPILKDQAHFFIAYEAKEYTTPNVVIPGSIYSDRVDQLPAQLQPLVVTSSTPFKEDLYFGKIDWTIGENSLFELTGKYRKEDELNDVGGTSTYEHGSINGQEEKRANLRWQYSGANFLNEANLSYESAFWNQAPLNNGSGYVLSYAPVPGIDDEVLSAGAGSSFQRKGQKGSTLQDDLTLNSLDWHGAHTIKMGVKFKSIDLDSTQFNPANPQYHYNILTDFDTPFRVRFGAPLVEGGGSVMSKNKQYGIYLQDDWEVNEHWTLNLGARYDYEETPAFLDFVTPSDIAGALQNWTNLRNANYDINNFISTGNNRKAFKNAWQPRLGASYDLFGDQAHVIYGGAGRAYDRNIFDYLALEQLNSSFNSYSYYFTSANNPNCLGDPCTAWNPAYNTQEGLDALAATSSGGGGREIYLIDNNIKTPYSDQFSIGMRNMVPLWGQDWFTDVTLSRIESHDGFAFVRGNRLPDGSFFEPGTTSGSPTDGPDGYSAIVLGINGVETRNNQLALQVEKPYDEESGWGLTVAYTYSDAKENRQFGEHYALDRERIEDYGWREAGGIPKNRLVVTGIYGLPYAIKLSGKLSLASQTARYGQNCLAGDRQCEIIQFKPDGTLGYKEFSIAASKEWDTGGGVKFNVRADILNVFNWVNYAEFNGETGTLGNLNTAYGTPTGVLASPMRTFRLAFGLNW
- a CDS encoding carbohydrate ABC transporter permease — protein: MMKRNSVAGWVFVAPSIMMLGMFFGVPVLAALVLSVTDFDLYALADSSHLRFVGLGNYIELLRTPLFWKSLWNTTYFALLGVPMSIGVSLGAALLLNAKASRFKALFRTALFAPVVTTLVAVAVIWRYLFHIKYGLVNFGLSHLGIQPIDWLGDPRWAMPSIILFAVWKNLGYNMVIFLAGLQAIPQDLYEAARIDGASRWKQFLHITLPMLGPVLMVVGVITISGYFQLFAEPYVMTRGDPLQSTVSVLYFMFEEGFKWWNLGRASAVAFLLFLIILAVTTVMLRFGRKKELI
- a CDS encoding glucoamylase family protein, whose product is MDRGNTSRWLTIPLLLGALVLASCKQAEQPKVAEKKAPVNVILMEAQLPPKPVKPPLPPLFSDIERRTFQFFWDTANELNGLSPDRFPSRPFASIASVGFALTAYPIGIENGWVSRNQGIDRTLTTLRFFRDARMGPQRTGRAGYKGFYYHFLDMQQGNRYDSWVELSSVDTAMLMMGVLFTQSYYDGEDPREKEIRQIADMLYKRVDWRWLQQRAPLISMGWFPESGFIDHDWMGYNEAMMLYILALGSPTHGVDPDAWTSWSRTYNNDWGVYQGQEYLSFGPLFGHQYSHVWIDFRDIQDHYMREHGIDYFLNSRRATLAQRDYAIDNPMKWKDYGENVWGLTAGDGPQNTSQDYRGEQRQFRHYSSRGAGLRENFDDGTIVPSAAISSIVFAPEVVIPATEEMHKRYGDFLYSSYGFLDSFNPSFNYDIPLKTGRMVPDRGWVASDYIAIDQGPILAMISNYQNEFVWNVMKKNAYIRSGLERAGFTGGWLTHEGEPQPLPKKDEQAATARALGIAESRAAAAQAQHDPSQNLKPE